One genomic segment of Gossypium arboreum isolate Shixiya-1 chromosome 3, ASM2569848v2, whole genome shotgun sequence includes these proteins:
- the LOC108475491 gene encoding MLP-like protein 423, translating to MASSGQLHVDFELKSPAEKVWGTIRDSTTIFPQALSHDYKSIQVLEGDGKAPGSVRLINYAEGSPIVKVSKERIESVDEAEKKYVYSIIDGDLLKYYKTFIGKIIVVPKGESSLVKWSCEFEKASEEIPDPSVIKEFAVKNFKEIDDYLHGKA from the exons ATGGCTTCCAGTGGGCAGCTTCATGTGGATTTCGAGCTCAAGTCTCCTGCAGAAAAAGTGTGGGGAACCATTAGGGACTCCACCACGATTTTCCCTCAAGCCTTGTCCCATGATTACAAGAGCATTCAAGTGCTAGAAGGCGATGGCAAGGCCCCTGGATCTGTTCGTCTTATTAACTATGCCGAAG GATCTCCAATCGTTAAGGTATCAAAAGAGAGAATCGAATCAGTGGATGAAGCTGAGAAGAAATATGTTTACAGCATCATTGATGGGGATCTCCTGAAATACTACAAGACTTTCATTGGCAAGATCATTGTGGTTCCCAAGGGAGAGTCGAGCTTGGTTAAATGGTCCTGTGAGTTTGAGAAGGCAAGTGAAGAGATCCCTGATCCAAGCGTCATTAAGGAATTTGCAGTGAAGAACTTTAAGGAGATCGATGACTATCTTCACGGTAAGGCTTAG